One Ferroacidibacillus organovorans genomic window, TCTGGATTCCTTCTTCCTTTTTATCATTCTGTCCAGAATTACGAGTTTGTTGACTTCACTAAAATGATACTGCTCCAATACCGTGACTTTTCCGATCTCGTTGAGCACCATCAGAACGATGGCGTACTGGGTATACGCATTCTATATCAAGGGGCGTTATCGGTTCAGACCATCCAACAAGCTGGATGAAATTTTCCACTATGTTTTCTCCCAATTCTCCAGTCAGCTTGGATAGCTCACCCATAATCTTACCTATACCCCCTGTTTATCTTTCAGAAGTAAAATAGACCTTGTAATAGAACATTCCCTTTTCTTCATCAAATTCCCGTTTTAAATTCGTAAAGACTTCTGCTGCACCTGCTTTAATCACTAATTCAAAAGAGTCATCTAGCTGTATGGTTCTTCTGACGCTCCGTTTGACTCGCTCTACTTCCTTTCTGGAGATAGTGAATTTCTCCGGTAGACTAATTCCCTCTTTGTCTTGAATTCTCCTCTTTCGTTCATTATACTCTTCAGATGCTGTCGGCCATTCAGATAAAACGTCTCGTGTAAACTGTTCATCGTCAAAGGAGACATTGGAATCAAAGTAGCTCATCGCTTTGAGTTGCGTTTTAATTCTGTGCTCAGCACTTCCGTTGGGGAATGAGTCATCTATGACTCTTGTGACTAGACTCATGTATTGCTTAGTGATTGAATCGTCGGTTCCTAATTCCCTAACACCAAGAAATTGTCCCTTCCAATAACGAGCCTCTTCACCACTCTTGCTAAGATTATCAATAACGGCTACTCGATATCCAATGTCCACATCCAAATTGAAAATAAGACAGCCCTTTTCCAAACGGTTAATGCTTATTCCCTCGTCTAAAGTTATTCCATAGGTATTCTCCTTCGGAGAAATCTTAAGATATGTGTCTTTTGTCTCCGATTTAAATATTCCTATGGCGTCCGTAGTTACACCGTCAATAGAGCAATTCGTAAAATACAGCATAAAGAACTCGCCACCACGTATTCGCGGGTGTGAAGAGCTTTCATACAGATGCTTTGCAATTTCTCTGGATATTTGCAAAAACATTGCGGATTTGGAAACACGGATTTGGCATAAACATAAACTTCATTGAACGAAAGATTAGAGTCATGAGTAAACTGATACAACGATTCGATCTTTAAGAACGGCTTTAAAAAGTGCTGAAAGAGCAATTCCTGTAATCTATCTCCCTCTATAGGAGTCTCACTGTTTGAAAACCTTACTCCCTCTTGACGCAATTTATTGCCAACCAAGTGTACCGCCAAATACTTGATTTCTGAGTTTGAAAGCTCAATCATCCTGTGCCCCTCATTTCGAAATTGACATGCGAGATCATTCTACATGCGTGCGCTGGCATCCAATTTTCAACCACTCACAATACCTTTACAAACGGAAAGTCATGCATACACCGGCGATGGCACCGTCGGATACGCCCAAAACACATGCCGAAACACCAAATCCGCTTTGGCATCCACATCTTCATCCGTGAAGCTATCCACTGGAAGCCCTGTTGTGTCACTGTAGAGGAAATCGCGAATGGCAACACGAACCGCATCACGGGTGGATTCCTTGTCGCGCCAGTGGTCAATTTTCAGCTTCTCTTCTTTCAAGATTCGGAGGAGTTCAACAGACACCTGCTTAATGCGTTTTCCGTCCTTCGCGGACAGCTCCGGCTTCTTGAGAAGGTCAAATATCGCCAAACTCTCCTCGTCCAAGCCCTCACGCATAGCCCGAGACTCTTCTTCATTCAGTGCACCGACAAAAAGCAATAGCGCTTCGAAGGTCTTCTCAATCGTCAACCTGTCTTTCTCTCGATTATACTCTTCTACGATCTCCTCGTAGTGCTTTTGGAAATCCGTTCGCAATGGATTTTGCATCAGCAAGCGCCGGAGTCGTTTCTCGATCACGCTTTTCAAATTCTGCACCGTCGTGTTCTTGCTGGAACTTCGCTCAAATTCCTTGCGCAGTCGCTCAAAATCAATCTTCGAGATGTCGTATGCAGTGGTTGATTCGCCGATCCGCTCGCTATTGGTCGTGATTGCCTGATCAACAACGCCATGCAGCTTCTGGATGATATCTGAGATGTCTGCCAAGTCCTTATCTTCCTGCAAACTGCGATAGACAATATTGATGGAGTCGTACTCATTGCGATGTTCGTTGATGCCGGAGACGTTCAGGCATGCTTTGAATTTCTTGAAGACTTCCCGGCACATCACTTCGAAGCGTTTGCGGGTTTCATCATTCTGGTTGGCGACTTCCTTGGCTGCTAAGATGGCAGCATTTCGGGCGAATCCAGTTTGATGAATGATATCGTCCAAGGGTGCATTGCCCTCATGCAAAAATGAGCGAACAAAAGCGATTGACTCTACCAAGTCAGCCAGCAGTTCCTCGTCGGGCTTAGCGGGATCACGCCCGCCCTCATCACCGCCATGCCCTTCATCCCCTCGGCCTGCATAGGTGGCTAGGGCAGCACGTAGATTCTTGAGGATTCCGCAGTAGTCCACAATCAGGCCATTGTTCTTGCCCTCGTTTTTACGATTGGCACGGGCAATGGTCTGCATGAGCGTGTGCGCTTTCAGCGGTTTGTCCAGATAAAGAGTGGATAAGCTCGGAACGTCAAAACCCGTCAACCACATCGCGCAGACGATGGCCACCCGAAAGGGGTGAGACTCCTTCTTGAATGCGGACTCAATGTCCAATCGCTTCTGATCGTCCGTTTCAAAGCCATTTTTGATGAGTTGGCGATGAGGTTTAATATCGAGTGCCCACTTGCGGAATTTATCAATCTCGCCCTGTTCTTCGCTGATTACAACCGCCATTTGTGTGTCTTTCATCCATCTGATTTGGCGCTGTTGGTAGATGACTTCTTGCGGATCGCGAATCTTGGACAGATTCGATTCCAGTTCCGTGATCCTCTTATTCCAAGCATCCTGTATCAGGTAGTACATCCGAACGGAGGTGATTTTATCGATGCAAACCAACATCGCTTTGCCAGTTTCCCACGCATTCGAGTAGTGGATCACGAAATCTTGCGCAATCTGTTTCAAGCGCTTCTCAGCGGTAATGATATGGTAATCTCGGCGCAGTTCGCGTTCCAACCGTTCCTCTACATTGATATCGTCGGTTTCGAATTCTTCCAACTTCTCCGCGATCCGCTCGTTCAGATCATTTGTCGCAAGACCCAATTTATCTCCACGTGCATCGTAATACAATGGCACCGTGGCTTCGTCTTCGACAGCGCGTTGAAAATCGTAGGTAGAGATGTAGTCGCCAAACATTTGCTTCGTTTTTCGTCCCCCTGAAACAGGGGCGTACCGGTAAATCCGATGAAACTGGCATTCGGCAAAGCATTGCGCATGTTGAGCGCGAGCAATCCGTATTGGGTGCGATGGGCTTCATCTGAAATGACAATGATGTCGTCGCGCAGGGAGTAACCGCTGTTCGGATCGACCGTTTGATTGAACTTCTGAATCAGTGTGAATATGTAGCTCTTATGCTCACTGAGGAGTTGACGTAAATCATCGCCACTCGATGCCCGGCAAGATTCCTTTTCGTGATTAACCAAGCCACTACCGGCGAACGTCTTGTAAATCTGTGTGTCTAAATCATCGCGATCCGTCAAAACCAAGAACGTGAAATTCCCGCCAATCTTGCGATGCACCTTGCGCGTGAAGAATACCATTGAATAACTTTTTCCGGAACCTTGCGTGTGCCAGAACACACCTAGTTTACCCAAGCGTTCGTGACGATGTTGAACGGATTCGAAGGCTTGATTAACACCGAGAAACTGATGATTTTGCGCGAGAATCTTCACTGTTTGTCCGGGCGAATCGTCAAACAAGATGAAGTTCTCAAAGAGATCCATGAAGTTGCGCTTCTCACAGATGCCTTTGAGGAGGGTTTCCATATCGACAATACCGAGATCGTTCTCGGCCAGGCGTTTCCAATCATAAAAGTGCTCATACTGGCTGGAGAGCGTCCCCACCTTGGCCCGAATACCGTTACCTAGGACGATGAATGCATTGTGATGGAAAGTGTGTGGGATGGTGTCTTTGTAGTCGGATAGATTTTCCTCGTAAGCATGGCGCAGATCTTTATGTACATTCTTGAGTTCCATAAAAAGAAGCGGAATGCCGTTGACGAAGCCGACAATATCCGCTCGTCTATGATAAATATCACCGTAAATCCAGAGTTCACGAACGCAGAGGAAGTGATTTTGAAGCGGATCGACAAAATCGAAAACACGTAAACGTTGTTGCTTCAACTCACCCTGCGAACTGCGAAATGAAACTTGTACGCCATCTTTCAGGAGCGTGTATTTCTCGCGATTGGTTGCCAGTGTGGACTGGATTGTGCTGTATTCGACGATATCGCGGATAGCATCTTCATATGCCGAATTGGGTAAACCGGGATTCAGACGCTCCAGACTCCCCCTGAGATAGCGGATGAGCACAACTTCCTTTCGGGAGTTGCGCCCAAGCAGACTGTTTCGACCGAAATCCTCGGTGTTGTAAGCATAAACGGACTCCCAACCGAGGGAATCCCGCATATAGTCAGCCGTGGTTTGCTGCACGAGATTATCTTCGGTCATCTGGCTCATATGGCAATCTCTCCGTTCATCAAGCGAGGGAGCAGGAGATCGCGGGCTTCGGCCAGTCTCCGTGACTGCAACGCTAGGGTCCTCATCTGTTCGACCATGGGTTCAATAATGAGATTAAATTCTTCTAAAGTCTTATCAGCAGGTCTGAGGAATTTACACTTCTGGAGATAGTTCCAATCAGCCCTCGGCATCTTTGATCCTTCTCGGACTGTTTTGGAAGCTAACGATACAAACTCATCACTGGAGAGTAAAGTAAGGCAATATTGTTGTAGCTTAGACTCTACTGATCTCACGACAATAGCATCTGAAGAGGTTATCCCATCGACCAACGCAAAACCGACTTTGTGAAAATAAGGGCGAATTTTACCGAACAGAATGTCACCCGCTTTAAAGGTAAACTTGTTGCTTGCAACCTCGCGACTATGCCCCCATTCCGAGAGGGTAATGGAGCGACGAGGAATGTGCTCCAGCCCAATATATGGGGTTTCAGAAGGTACGGAAGACGGGTCTATTGATACTCTGATGTCGTGACAGAGGTTAACCAAGGTTACACGACTCCACCCATCTGGCACACCATCAACAATTTTCACAAGTTCATGTCCGGGAAAACGAAAATGCACGAACCATTCCTTGTAGAGCAATCGTGCTGCCTGTTCGAGCAGCTCTATCCGGCGACGGTTGTTTGCGATGAGATTGTCGTATTGCCTTAATACATTCGCAATTTCGTACTGTTTGCTCTTGTCCACAGGAATCTGAATCCTAAAAGAGCGAAGATTCTCAAGGCTGATGTAAGGCTGGGCAGAACCCAAGCGTAAGTTCAGTATTCCCTTTTTAAACTCAGAACTTCGTGTAATATAGTAAAAGAAAAGTGAGTTGACCTGACTAGGGTTGGGCCTTAGCAAGGCAACGTTCTTAATACTAAATTCCTGCTCGCTCGTTACGCGTGCGACATCACCAACAGAACCGATATTCGCAAGTAAAACATCTCCAACCTCCGGCTTTACTCGTTTCTTGCATATCTCGTGATCTTCCTCGCTAATAAAGTCACAGTCATTAAAGTTAATTACTCCGGATGATATGTTTTTCCCTTAATAAAGGGAATGCCCGTATCGCGAATTTTAGGGGAGTCGTGCGTTCCATCAGTAACGAGCGCACACACTGCCTGTAACGAGATATCTATTATTTCAAAACAAGTTTTCATAGACCTAATCCCTCGAAATTGTAGCGTATTTTTACAGCAAGATCGTTTGCTTCGTCATTCAGCCCTTCCAACTCCACATGTATCTCCCGCAAAGCTTCCTCAAAGTCAAAATCCTCATCTTGTTCCTCAGGCGCAACTCCCACATATCGACCCGGCGTCAGGCTCCAGTTGTTCGCCTGTATTTCCTCCCGGCCTACCAGCTTAACCAATCCTGGCACATCGCGGCACTCTCCGTCAGGAAACCGCTCCAGTAGCCACTCGGCCTGACGGTAATAGTAGCGAACGAGTTTCAACTGCTCGACAGCTTCATGCCGGGTGGACTCTACCACTTTTTCGCACGATTGATCTCCCCGTTTATCCACAAACTGCTGTCCTTCGCGCCAAGCTCCTTCTCACACAGGTCCGTCAGACGGTTGACTAACTTGTTGACGTAATCCGTTTGCTTGACCAAATCTCGACTTTGCTGAGCCAGTTCGCCCATATGTTTCTCTGCTTCCTTCAAGGACTGCAAATTAAATTTCTGCTCTCCCCAAAGTCGGTCCTTCTTCATCATCAAATGGAAGAATTGAGTCACATCCTCAGAAAGTGTTGCAAACGCAGATTCAAACTCGCTTCGCGCATCTGCAAGTTTAGGAACGTCGCTGGCAGAAACGGATGACGCGAAAGGATGTATCCGCTCACGCAAATCCTGCAGAGCAGACACATATTCACGCAACAGATCGATCTCGTTATCCTCTTTATCACGAAGAAAATAGCAATGACTGGCTTCGACCAACGTTCTGTGCAAATAGCTGGTCAGCAGGTCTACGAATCGATCGTTTTCCCCGCGATACAGCCATACGATGGCGAGCAGGTTTTGCAACTGCTCCGGGCTAAAGTCGTAAATCTTGCGAGTCACTTTGCGGTAGATGTTGCGGGCATCAATCATCAGGACCTTATCCTGATGCTCTTCTGGCTTGGCGCGATTGAGAAACCACAGTTCACAAGGAACAGTTCGGGTATAGAAGAAATTGGAGCGAATCGCAATCATGACATCAACATCGCCAGTTTCGACGAGCTTGCGTCGAACTTCCGCTTCATCGCGCCCGGCGCTCGATGCCTGAGAGGACATGACGAACCCGGCACGACCGTGATCGTTCAAATAGCTATAGAAGTAGCTGATCCAAAGGTAATTGCCATTCGACACCTTCTCGTTTTTGTTGACGCCTGGAAGGCCGAAAGGCAGACGAGGGTCATTCTTGACCTTGTCGGCATCCACTTCGTCTACGTTGAAGGGGGATTGGCCATGACAAAATCCGCTTTGCCACGCAAATTATGCGGGTCTTCGTAATAGGTGATGGCCTTTTGAATATCGCCCTCCAGACCGTGCACAGCCAAGTTCATCTTGGCCAGACGAATGGTGGTCGGATTTTTCTCCATGCCGTAAAAGGTCAAGCGTTCGGACGGATTCGCGTGCAACTGCTCAACGAAATGAGCACTTTGGACAAACATGCCACCGGAGCCACAGGCGGGATCGAGCACGGTTCCGTCCTTTGGCTCCAGCACATTGGCGATGAGGGAGACCAGCGAGACGGGCGTGAAGAATTCGCCACCGTCGTGGGCCTTTTGGTCAGCAAATTGAGTCAGAAAGTATTCGTAAATCCGCCCGAAGATATCACCGGATGCACGTTTCAAGGCTTCAGGATTCAGCGTGCGGAGCAGTTGGCCGAGCACATCATTGTCGAGTTCCTGATATTCTGACTTAGGGAGAACCCCGCGCAGTGACTCATAGTCCGCTTCAATGGACTCCATGGCGTCGATGATGGCCCGAGCGCGATCATCGCTGTCTTTCAAAGCAACGAGGTAATCAAACTGCGCGATCTCGCGCAGGAAGATGGCGCTCTTTTGGGAAAAGTCCTCTTTGGTTAATTCGCGAGTGCGCCCACCACGGGTAGGCAACAATGCAATGACGTCATCCTTGACTGCCAAAAACCGACTGTAGGCATGGCGAAGAAAAATCAAGCCCATGACTGGCATGAAATATTCATTGCTCGCGTAGTTTGAGTTGGCCCGCAGGGTGTCTGCTGCACCCCACAGGCGTTTTTCAATGGCTTCTATGTTTTCAAGTTGGGACAAGGGTATGTTCCTCCGGAAGTAACACTGAGCTTTAAACTGCAATGGACATAGGCTAAAGATAATCCAACGCGATCCATTCAACTGCGTTTTATCATTATCAGTGATTTCATTCGGCTCGCATGGTGCAATTTCCTGCTATAGGAGTTCCAACAACCCGCGCCGTTCCGAATCTCTCGAATTCTCCTCCGCCACCGACGAAAGTATTCAGTACATTGACTATTTGAGATTATAACAATTTTGTCCCACGCATCGTGATTGGATCAGTTCATATTTTGGTTGGAATCCTGTGGGGAGTTTCTCGACGAAAGAACGGACGATGTTACCCAATGAAACGACGTGAACGAGGAAAAAGCGGAGTAGACTTGGATCTTGCTTCGCTTCTTGATATTTCCCATTTTATAATGCTTCGCCCGGAAACTTTACAGCGAGGATAACAACATCATGACCTAAGACCTCAAAATACACCCTGAATTTTCGAATCACAATGCGAGAAATCCCTTTAAACTCGCCGTATTCCTCGGTATAATGCCGACCTACAATTGGATTTGAGAGAACGTCCTCTGTTTCTATGATGAATTGAGCGATAAAGCCAAGTGTTTCATCCGGCGTGAAATGAGGGCTTTTGAAAGTGAGCAATTTTAACCGAATAGGAGTAGGCCAGATGATTCGTCGGGTTGTCACTGAGCAAAATCCTTAGAGGATAAGGATTTCAGCAATTCTGACGTTGTCATGACGTCTCCTCGTTGGTATGCATTTCGACTGTCTCGAATCAACTCACCAAGCTCAGGGTCAGCCTGCACTTCGGAAGCGATGGTTTCATTATCATTGGCCTGAAGTACAATGGTGACCTGACCCTTTCCCGGAATGAAAACTTGACACACAGAGTGGTCCTTGTCTAACTTTTCAATGCGCTCCATCAGTTCATGTGGGGTATGGACGATATCCACGGCTCGGTGTCACCTCCTGAATTTCATGCATCCATTATACAGCGACGGGCCACCACAGTATACGTTCCCGAAAGGTGTTTGGATGTAAGGCAACGACAACGACAGACGGGCAATCGCCATGGATGGCAATCGCCTGTCTGTCGTTGTATTGAGAAGTTTCTCATCATAAAAGCTTGTGCCTTGCAAACGGGGAGAACGTTTCATGTCGTTCGACAACCTCATGTCCCCACAAGCGGATGTACTTGTTGACCATGTCCATGGTGCGATGGCGCATAATCCGTCTCAAAGTAAATGGATCGCCACCGTTTAGAATCCACATTCTGGCGAATGTATGCCGGAATGTATGGGCGCTGACTCGGACGTTCGTAATCCCGGCCCTCTTTCCATAATCTGAAATTGCGTGCTGGATGGTTGAGCGGTTCAGTCGCTTACCGTCCAATGTCACGAATAGGGCGGGAGATGCAGTTAGGTATCTCCCTCTCTCTTTAATGTACGTTGCGAGAAGCCGAACCATGGGCTCGCTCAGTGGGAGGTCTTCCGTAGTATTCGTTTTGCCATCAACATTTTTCAAGAGCTTTCCGTACAAATCCACTTGGTCAACGTCCAAGTCGACCAGTTCCCGCAACCGAATCCCGTTATCCAACATGAGAGCCATGATCGCTTTGTCTCGAAGTCCGGCAAATGTCGTCGTCTTACACTGCTCCAAGATCTTCATGTATTGATCTTCTACAAACGAGGGAATGCCCATGTCCGTTTCAATCAGTTTCTGAAGTCTATAAGCAGCATTTGTCACGACAAGTCCTTCTTCTTTTGCATAACTGAGGACCCGACGAATGGTTTTAATCCGTCCATTAATCGTGTTCGGTTTCAATCCTTGCGCCCGCATATCGTCAAAAACGTGCTTTTCCAAATACTCAGTGGTAATAGAGTCAGCAGCAATGTCTTCTGGCAAGCGTTTCAAGATTGCATTGATGCATTCACGCTCGTGCTTGATTGTAAATACGGATGCCTGTTTGCGTTCAAGGCTAATCAAGTACTGGTCAGCCAAAGTACGAAGCGTAACAGAAACCTTTGAACTTCTACGGATAGCCACAACGTTGTCCTCTCGAATTGTCCGCATCATGACGCAGGACTCCTTTCATTGATTTCTATGGATTTGGAACGAGATACCAGAGCGGGAATGGGTGAGTCCGGACTCCTCTTTCCACTCCATCAATCTCCATGAATCCATTACACCACGCATCTCGAATTCTTTCCCGGTAAATGTGAAAGTTGAAAAACGAATCCTCTCAACGTCTATTACAGAAAAAGATTGCGATCTTCGACGGAAAGAAACGGTCTCCATTCGATACTCTCGTTTGAACCGTGGACCGCTTGGCATCCGTTTCAAACTTGTCTCGAAAGTTTGTATGTAAAAATTAGGTTATTAGCTTAGCATCACGACACAATGCGTAGCAATGCTCCACCCTGAAGCGTAGCAACACGGTGCATTGCTACGGCAATGGTTGATGAAGCGTAGCATTGCTACGCAATCGACTTTTCGCCTGTTCCGTAGCCCATTCGCGAAAGGAGGCATGCTTCAAGCTTACAACCCGTGTTCAATTCGGGGCATTTCAACGCAATGTTTGAAGAGCAGCCCGCAGCAATGCTCCGGCTAAAAGTGCCGGATCACTACGCTTTGCAACACATTGCTACGCGTTGCTACATACTGCTGAATGTATCTGCGAATTCCCGTGAAATGAGTGATATCCTCTTCATGCGCTGGCGCGAACAGCATAGCTGTTCGCGCCCAAAGACATTCATCTGCTCCCCAACGCCGAGCGCACTTCCTCCAACTTTGTCGTCACCCGTACGAGCGCCCTCGACATTTCATCCAATACCTTGGGTTCAGGAGTGGCATCCGGAAGCAGAACAGCCATCAGCCTGGACTCCAATCTCCTAATCGACCGAAGATGTTTTTGCGTATTGCGTTCCGAAACTGCTTTTTGAAATCTCGCCCCCGCTTCAGCGGGTAGTGATTCCGCCATTTTGACGATCGATTGACGGAGAAGCTTGTCCGTGCCCAAGACCTCTTCGACTTCATATTGCCGGTCGATCGCGTCCGTCACAGAGTCCACGCGATCCAGTGTTATTTGGTCCTCCGAAAAGTTCCGTTCAGTGCGTCCATGTTTTCTCGTTTCC contains:
- a CDS encoding restriction endonuclease subunit S gives rise to the protein MSSGVINFNDCDFISEEDHEICKKRVKPEVGDVLLANIGSVGDVARVTSEQEFSIKNVALLRPNPSQVNSLFFYYITRSSEFKKGILNLRLGSAQPYISLENLRSFRIQIPVDKSKQYEIANVLRQYDNLIANNRRRIELLEQAARLLYKEWFVHFRFPGHELVKIVDGVPDGWSRVTLVNLCHDIRVSIDPSSVPSETPYIGLEHIPRRSITLSEWGHSREVASNKFTFKAGDILFGKIRPYFHKVGFALVDGITSSDAIVVRSVESKLQQYCLTLLSSDEFVSLASKTVREGSKMPRADWNYLQKCKFLRPADKTLEEFNLIIEPMVEQMRTLALQSRRLAEARDLLLPRLMNGEIAI
- a CDS encoding type I restriction enzyme endonuclease domain-containing protein, with the protein product MLVCIDKITSVRMYYLIQDAWNKRITELESNLSKIRDPQEVIYQQRQIRWMKDTQMAVVISEEQGEIDKFRKWALDIKPHRQLIKNGFETDDQKRLDIESAFKKESHPFRVAIVCAMWLTGFDVPSLSTLYLDKPLKAHTLMQTIARANRKNEGKNNGLIVDYCGILKNLRAALATYAGRGDEGHGGDEGGRDPAKPDEELLADLVESIAFVRSFLHEGNAPLDDIIHQTGFARNAAILAAKEVANQNDETRKRFEVMCREVFKKFKACLNVSGINEHRNEYDSINIVYRSLQEDKDLADISDIIQKLHGVVDQAITTNSERIGESTTAYDISKIDFERLRKEFERSSSKNTTVQNLKSVIEKRLRRLLMQNPLRTDFQKHYEEIVEEYNREKDRLTIEKTFEALLLFVGALNEEESRAMREGLDEESLAIFDLLKKPELSAKDGKRIKQVSVELLRILKEEKLKIDHWRDKESTRDAVRVAIRDFLYSDTTGLPVDSFTDEDVDAKADLVFRHVFWAYPTVPSPVYA
- a CDS encoding nucleoid-associated protein; amino-acid sequence: MQISREIAKHLYESSSHPRIRGGEFFMLYFTNCSIDGVTTDAIGIFKSETKDTYLKISPKENTYGITLDEGISINRLEKGCLIFNLDVDIGYRVAVIDNLSKSGEEARYWKGQFLGVRELGTDDSITKQYMSLVTRVIDDSFPNGSAEHRIKTQLKAMSYFDSNVSFDDEQFTRDVLSEWPTASEEYNERKRRIQDKEGISLPEKFTISRKEVERVKRSVRRTIQLDDSFELVIKAGAAEVFTNLKREFDEEKGMFYYKVYFTSER
- a CDS encoding tyrosine-type recombinase/integrase, which produces MMRTIREDNVVAIRRSSKVSVTLRTLADQYLISLERKQASVFTIKHERECINAILKRLPEDIAADSITTEYLEKHVFDDMRAQGLKPNTINGRIKTIRRVLSYAKEEGLVVTNAAYRLQKLIETDMGIPSFVEDQYMKILEQCKTTTFAGLRDKAIMALMLDNGIRLRELVDLDVDQVDLYGKLLKNVDGKTNTTEDLPLSEPMVRLLATYIKERGRYLTASPALFVTLDGKRLNRSTIQHAISDYGKRAGITNVRVSAHTFRHTFARMWILNGGDPFTLRRIMRHRTMDMVNKYIRLWGHEVVERHETFSPFARHKLL